The DNA region TCATGCACACCTAAACTTACCGCGCGGTTAAGGTCAAACTGGGCATCAACGGGTAAAAAATGGGGTTTTAATAAAAGGCTGAAAGTAAGGTTTTTTCCGGGTTCGCTATGCCAGGTATTTTGCTGCTGGCCCCGGCCGGCGTACTGCTCTTCTGCCATAATGACCGTACCTTCGGGTACTGGCTTGGAATTTGACAGTAGATTTTTAAGAAAACTATTTGTTGAGTCAACTTGTTTAATTGTTACTAAATTTTGACCAACAAATAATCCTGAAAATATGTTATTTTGCAAAGTGTAATAATTTTATACTCAAAAACGTTCAAAACTAATTCTTTTTGATGGTAAAAAACAAAGTGTTAAGTGAATCTGCCTATATTTCAGAGCTGGCAATACATGGTATCCAGGAAAAAAAAGGCAACGATATTATCAGGTTAGACCTTCGTAATATATTCAGTTCAGTAGCAGATTATTTCGTGATCTGTCATGCTGATTCGTCGACACAGGTAAAAGCTATAGCAAATAGCATTGAGGATGAAATTTTCAAAGCCACCCAAGCCGAGCCCTGGCGCAAAGAGGGAATTGAGCATGGCGAGTGGATACTGCTTGATTATGTGGATGTTGTGATCCACGTGTTCAGGACCGATAAACGTGAGTTTTATGGAGTGGAAGATTTGTGGGGCGATGCAGATATTAAATATTATAAAAGTGCATAAACATCCGTCACAAAAAGGCTCAACGCATAGTCTTACTGTTACCGCGTAAAATTTAAATTATAGATTGTAAGTTTGAGCTCGTAAAAAGAAATGAAAGATATTAAAGATTCTAAATCAGAAAATCCAAGACCTATCCGTAAAATTGTGAACAAGAAGCCCTCACCAAAACCGCCCAAATTCAATATCATGTGGCTATATGGTATTGTTATTTTGGCCTTTTTATTGATTCCGGCCTTGTTAAACGGCGGATCGGGCAAACCGGTTACTTTCCAGGAATTTGAGGCAAACATGCTTCGTACAAATGATGTTCAAAAAATTGTAGCTTATAAAAGCGGCGACCTGGTAATGGCCGATGTTTATATTAAGCAGCAAAGTTTGTCAAAACCATATTTTGTTAATAACACCTCTAAAGAAAAAAACTTTTTTAATACAAGTACCAGCAGCGGTCCGCAGTTTACTTTTACAGATGCATCATATGAGAGCCTGAAAAAGTCAATTGCCGATGCTCAAAAAGATGTACCTGATGATCAAAAAGTATCATTGCAATTTGAACAGGGACATGAAAGCCTGTTATCAAACTGGCTGGTACAAGGCGTTATCATGGTGATATTATTTGCCGGTGTATGGATCTTTATTATGCGCCGCATGAGCGGTGGTTCGGGCGGCGGCCCGGGCGGCCAGATCTTTAACATCGGTAAGTCAAAAGCTACCCTGTTTGATAAAGAGGCCCAGGTAACCGTTACATTTAATGACGTTGCCGGTTTGGAAGAAGCCAAACAGGAAGTAATGGAGATTGTGGATTTCCTTAAAAATCCTAAGAAATATACTAATCTGGGTGGTAAAATTCCTAAAGGAGCGCTGTTGGTAGGTTCGCCGGGTACCGGTAAAACCTTGTTAGCCAAAGCTGTTGCTGGCGAAGCGCAAGTACCTTTCTTCTCACTTTCGGGCTCTGACTTTGTGGAGATGTTTGTTGGTGTGGGTGCTTCACGGGTACGTGACTTGTTCCGCCAGGCAAAAGATAAAGCGCCATGTATCATCTTTATCGATGAGATCGATGCTATCGGTCGTGCCCGTGGTAAAAACAATATCGTAGGCGGTAATGATGAGCGCGAAAACACCCTGAACCAATTACTGGTTGAGATGGATGGTTTCGGTACCGATTCGGGTATTATCATCCTGGCTGCTACTAACCGCCCTGATGTACTGGATTCAGCTTTATTGCGTCCGGGACGTTTCGACAGGCAGGTGTCTATCGATAAACCGGATTTGATTGGTCGTGAGCAGATTTTCAAAGTTCACCTGAAACCTATCAAATTATCTGATGGTGTTGATGCCAAAAAATTATCGGCCCAAACCCCTGGTTTTGCCGGTGCCGAAATAGCCAACGTTTGTAATGAGGCTGCGCTGATTGCCGCCCGTAAAAACAAAGAGTCGGTTGATATGACCGATTTCCAGGATGCCATTGACCGTGTTATCGGTGGTTTAGAGAAGAAAAACAAGATCATCTCCCCGGAAGAAAAACGCATTGTTGCTTACCACGAAGCGGGCCACGCTATTGCTGGCTGGTTCCTGGAACATGCCGATCCATTGGTTAAAGTATCAATTGTCCCTCGTGGTGTTGCTGCCTTAGGTTATGCGCAATATCTGCCAAAAGAGCAGTTTTTGTATACTACCGAGCAATTGCTTGACGAAATGAGCGTATCAATGGGGGGCCGTGTTGCCGAAGATATCGTTTTCGGTAAAATTTCTACCGGTGCACTGAGCGATTTGGAGCGTATCACCAAACTTGCTTATGCCATGACCAAGATTTATGGCATGAACGATAGCGTTGGTAACGTATCATTCTATGATCCGCAGGGCGAGTACCAGTTTAACAAACCATACTCAGATACTACGGCCGAAATGATTGACGCTGAAGTACGAAAGCTGGTCGATGTGGTTTATCAAAAAACCAAAGACTTGCTGAATGCTAAACGTGATGGCCTTGAAAAGATAGCTCAGAAGTTACTTGAAAAAGAAGTGTTGTTCCAAAGTGATCTGGAAGAGATCCTGGGTAAGCGTCCGTTTGACGAACGTACAACTTATGATAAGTTTGTAAACGGCGAAGCCGCGTTAAATCCGGATGTGGATAACAATGCTATTCCCGACTCGCTGACTAATCCTGAACTTTCAAGAATAGAGAGCGAAGATCCGAAACTTTAATTTTTAAATTATAACACAAAGCCACCGGCAAAGCTGGTGGCTTTGCTTTTTTAGTTATGAGGGATATCACTACATCAAAAGAAAAACTGCTTAAAAAAATCAGGAAAGCACTTTTGGAGAAAAGGGATAATCCATACCCTCAACTGGAAGACCAGCCCCTTTATCCTGCAACGGATGAAATGCCCGAGGTAGTCTTCGCCGAACAGTTTACCAACGTAGCAGGCCAGTTTGTTTTTTGTGAGGATGAGCTGCAATTTATTGAAAACCTGCTTACCCTTGCCGAAGAACGTAAATGGCACAAAATTTACTGCTGGGAACCTAAGTTGCAGGAGATCCTGAACCAGTTTGAATACCCGCACTACGAAACTGATAAAGATTTTGAACAAGCCGAAGTTGGGTTTACCCTTTGCGAGGCTTTGATTGCCCGTAACGGCAGTATTTTGCTTTCAAACGGTAACATGGCCGGCCGCAGGTTAAGCATCTATCCATCGGTGCATATTGTGCTGGCTTACACTTCGCAAATGGTTATGGACTTGAAAGATGGTTTTAAACTCATCAAAACCAAATATGGCAACCAACTGCCATCCATGATCAGCACGGTAACCGGCCCAAGCCGTACCGCTGACATTGAGAAAACACTGGTATTAGGCGCCCATGGCCCTAAAGAGCTTTTTGTTTTTATGCTGGAAGGCTGACCGCTGATTTTTTTGATTACGATGATTTCGCTGATTTTTTCTGAAGTGCGATTTTTCGATTAGAGATTGATCTGATTTTTGCACCATCTGATTGCTGTTCCTTTCGCCTTTAACCTTTATCCTTTCACCTCTCTCCTCTCAAAACAGCTCTTCCAAACCACATTCCTCCAATACTATTCGTTCACTTTGATTTAGCTTGTTGTATTCCCATTTAACGAGGCGGATGTGGCCATCTGAGATTTCGATGCCTGTGATATCGCCATCATCGTAACAACAGCAGCCGCTGTTGAAATAGCTTGGATCGCATGCGCTAAAATCGGGAGCCACATCACCCTTCACTTGCCGGTTAAAGATCTGTTTATTTAGTTCATCGGCCAGGTTATCGTCTCCGGCTTTCCTTGCTTTCGCGATATCGTTATACAGTTTTTCGAGGTGGGTTAATGACCTGAATACCGGCTGATGTGTGTGCCCGGTTATCAGCAGCGTGTTTTTTTGCCTCTGGCTCCATTCATACATAATGCGGTTATGATCTGTTTTGAGCAGGTCATTATTTGCCGGGGTATTTATATTTACCTTCAGATATGCCTGGAAAGGTGCCCAGACATTGGATACAAACCATTTACTGAACCAGTTGCCGTCGCTTTGCAAATCGCCCTGGTGGCCATGCGTCATGAATATATTTAGTGGTTTATCATTAACTGTTGTTTGCAATACCGCTCCTTCATAGATCTTAATTACTTCATCATAAATTTGCTTTAATCCAACTGCCGCTAAAGGGTCATTGTCCCAAAACAGATCATGGTTGCCAAATATTTTCATGAATTCTTTACGTTGTATGAACCGTTTCTCGCTTTCAAATGTGACTTTGTTATGCTTTTTTATGGTGATGAACAGGTTTTCCCAAAGTTCCTCACTATCGCCAAGATTGATGTAGAAAAATTGCTGATCGTGGTAATAATCAAGTGCTGTAAGATAGTTTTTTTCGGCAAGGGCGAAGATATCCATATCGTCCCGCGCTCCCTTGTGTTGATCAGAAAAGATAATAAATTTACCTTTTTCTGCATCGAAAGGTATTAAAAGGCCTTTTTTACCCGACCCGGTTAGCAGGCTTTTGTATAACCGGTTCAGTGATCTGTTAACCCGTTTTTTATCTGGTCGTGACGAGAGCCTGTCGGCCAACCGGGCAACCGGCTTAGTTAACAGTTTTTGTAAAAACTTGCGCATAACTTTTTAACGTATGATATAGTGTATTGTGTTGTAAGTTGACAGTTACTTTTACCGTGTTTAAACGGGATATAATACAGTGAAATAACGGATAGGTTGTTTTATTATAATTAGTTAGATTAGGCCTGATTTAAAGACACCCTAAATTATATGGAACCTATTGACTTAAAAACAGCCAGGGAAATGGTAGCCCGCTACAAGCAAACCCGAAAAGCGGTTATTGACAAACATCATGAAGTTAATGATACGGAATCGACATGGCTCCCGATAGACAAACTGAAGGAATTTATTAATAATCTGCCGTCGGAAGCTACTGGAGTTAGGATACATTTTGGAGTGCATGATGCGGATCATAAAGATGCACCGCATCAAACATCGGTTGCCATAGTTGGTACAGTGGCAGGGAAAGGTGTGGATCAGCATATAGATGCTATACAGAGTGATGATGTGGCAAGCCTGGCGATAAGTGGGTTAGCTGCTTTAAAATCAAGCAAGGATTGCCCCCCAACGTGCCAATCCTGATAAATTTGTAGGCTGCATGAATGCTATTATATATTATTTTAGCATTCATGCTTGATTCCCTTTATTATGTAATGTTTGTGGCGGCTTTTATATGCTGTATATTC from Mucilaginibacter sp. SJ includes:
- a CDS encoding LutC/YkgG family protein, with protein sequence MRDITTSKEKLLKKIRKALLEKRDNPYPQLEDQPLYPATDEMPEVVFAEQFTNVAGQFVFCEDELQFIENLLTLAEERKWHKIYCWEPKLQEILNQFEYPHYETDKDFEQAEVGFTLCEALIARNGSILLSNGNMAGRRLSIYPSVHIVLAYTSQMVMDLKDGFKLIKTKYGNQLPSMISTVTGPSRTADIEKTLVLGAHGPKELFVFMLEG
- the ftsH gene encoding ATP-dependent zinc metalloprotease FtsH, translated to MKDIKDSKSENPRPIRKIVNKKPSPKPPKFNIMWLYGIVILAFLLIPALLNGGSGKPVTFQEFEANMLRTNDVQKIVAYKSGDLVMADVYIKQQSLSKPYFVNNTSKEKNFFNTSTSSGPQFTFTDASYESLKKSIADAQKDVPDDQKVSLQFEQGHESLLSNWLVQGVIMVILFAGVWIFIMRRMSGGSGGGPGGQIFNIGKSKATLFDKEAQVTVTFNDVAGLEEAKQEVMEIVDFLKNPKKYTNLGGKIPKGALLVGSPGTGKTLLAKAVAGEAQVPFFSLSGSDFVEMFVGVGASRVRDLFRQAKDKAPCIIFIDEIDAIGRARGKNNIVGGNDERENTLNQLLVEMDGFGTDSGIIILAATNRPDVLDSALLRPGRFDRQVSIDKPDLIGREQIFKVHLKPIKLSDGVDAKKLSAQTPGFAGAEIANVCNEAALIAARKNKESVDMTDFQDAIDRVIGGLEKKNKIISPEEKRIVAYHEAGHAIAGWFLEHADPLVKVSIVPRGVAALGYAQYLPKEQFLYTTEQLLDEMSVSMGGRVAEDIVFGKISTGALSDLERITKLAYAMTKIYGMNDSVGNVSFYDPQGEYQFNKPYSDTTAEMIDAEVRKLVDVVYQKTKDLLNAKRDGLEKIAQKLLEKEVLFQSDLEEILGKRPFDERTTYDKFVNGEAALNPDVDNNAIPDSLTNPELSRIESEDPKL
- a CDS encoding metallophosphoesterase gives rise to the protein MRKFLQKLLTKPVARLADRLSSRPDKKRVNRSLNRLYKSLLTGSGKKGLLIPFDAEKGKFIIFSDQHKGARDDMDIFALAEKNYLTALDYYHDQQFFYINLGDSEELWENLFITIKKHNKVTFESEKRFIQRKEFMKIFGNHDLFWDNDPLAAVGLKQIYDEVIKIYEGAVLQTTVNDKPLNIFMTHGHQGDLQSDGNWFSKWFVSNVWAPFQAYLKVNINTPANNDLLKTDHNRIMYEWSQRQKNTLLITGHTHQPVFRSLTHLEKLYNDIAKARKAGDDNLADELNKQIFNRQVKGDVAPDFSACDPSYFNSGCCCYDDGDITGIEISDGHIRLVKWEYNKLNQSERIVLEECGLEELF
- the rsfS gene encoding ribosome silencing factor; translation: MVKNKVLSESAYISELAIHGIQEKKGNDIIRLDLRNIFSSVADYFVICHADSSTQVKAIANSIEDEIFKATQAEPWRKEGIEHGEWILLDYVDVVIHVFRTDKREFYGVEDLWGDADIKYYKSA